The Aquitalea magnusonii region AGTTCGACCGGGGCTTCGCCCACCAGCTCTACCGCCAGTTCTTCAATGCGTCCAAGGAAGCGGTCCTTGATGAACTGCATGATGAAGCGGTTGGGGGCAAACAGCGCAATGCCTTCTTCATTGGCTTCAGCCGCCAGCGGCTTGATCCAGGTATTGAACTGCTGTGAAGACAGTTCGGCCTCGAGGCGTGCGAGGCAGGCAGGCCAGAATTGATCCAGTTCGGTCATTAAGTACACGCAAGTAAAAGCAAAAACCCGCCGTTGACGATATGCGTTGCGGCGGGAGGAGCCATGGTTGTCACCCTGGTGGGATGGCCGGACGGCTATGTCCGGCGCGGGTGCAGCCCTGGCATGTGTTCATGCATGGCAAGTGGCTTGCACCATCCTCCTGTCGCGCGTGCTGCCCTTGGGCGGGCGGCTTCGTTTAATAATTACGCAGGGGGTGGGGTGCGTTAAGTTTCGACATTCTAACGGTTTTCGACAAAGTTATCCACAGGTGCGCTAAAAATTTGCCATTGACAAACGGCGGTTTTTCTTGTGAAATCACGCGTTTATTTCCGTTTCGAAACAGGAATTCTTTATCATGAAGCGTACTTACCAGCCTTCCACTACCCGTCGCAAGCGCACTCACGGCTTCCTCGTTCGCATGAAGACCCGCGGTGGCCGCGCCGTTATCGCCGCCCGTCGCGCCAAGGGTCGCAAGCGCCTGGCCGTATAAGTTCAGTAATGACTTATCGCTTTCGCCGTGTGCACCGGCTA contains the following coding sequences:
- the rpmH gene encoding 50S ribosomal protein L34, producing the protein MKRTYQPSTTRRKRTHGFLVRMKTRGGRAVIAARRAKGRKRLAV